The Candidatus Obscuribacterales bacterium genome contains the following window.
GTGCCGAGGCCGTCTGGGCTGAAATTAAGCGCCGCAAAGCCGGTCTATCTATCCCTGACAAAAGTATTAAACAGGTAGAACTGGAAGCCTTGCTAGCGTGCCCCGAAGAAAAAGGTAAAGAAGCCCCCTCTAGCGACAAAATCTTTGAAGGCTATATCCGCAACCCCAGTTTGCTGGATTCTAAATGGCAACCCTTCATCGATAAAGTCGTTCTAGTGCATCGCCTACGGGAAGTACTGGCCCTAATTGGCTTTACCCGTTTTGAAGCAGCCCAAACTAACATCGAAGGGGAAATCGACGACTTGGAAATTGGCGTCCGCAGAACCAACCTAGACTTTGAAACCCATTGGGTGCCAGCTATTGAGAACCTAGGGGAGGGGGTTTTCATCAGCTTCAACAAAGAACAGGTAGAACGCTGGCAACAACAAAAAAGCGTCAAAGAGCGAGGCAAAGCCCTCAGCCGTGGCTTTAGTCGCTGGGCCAAGAACCGAGGCATCCCTGAGGACAAGGACAACTTTCCGGGCGAAGCCTACATCATGCTCCATTCCCTCTCCCACCTGCTGATCACCGCTGTATCTCTCGAATGTGGCTATTCCTCCAGCGCCATCCGCGAGCGCATCTATGCCTTCCCCGACATCGGCTATGGCATCCTGCTTCATACTGGCACCTCCGGCTCCGAAGGCACCCTGGGAGGTCTAGTCGAAGTCGGTAGACGCATTGAAGACCATCTCAGCAGGGCTCTAGAGCAAGGCCGGCTCTGCTCCAACGACCCCGTCTGCGTCCAGCACAAACCCGATAATGTCCAGGAAGATCGATTCCTGCACGGGGCTGCCTGCCACGGTTGCCTGCTGATTGCCGAAACCTCCTGCGAACGACGCAACGAAATGCTCGATCGCGCCTTAGTCACTAGCACTGTTGAGAGGTTAGGGGCTGAGTTCTTTGCTGACGGAGTGTCCTGATGTCTCCTTTTGTACGGCTGAGTCGCCCGGCTCTGGTGGGAATGGCTGAGGCTCTAGAGGCTGGCAGACTTAGTCTGCCAGTAACCGCTGTCTCCCTCTGTACCTATATGCCTGAGCAGGAGTTAGCCGCAGTTGTACAAGAAATCAATCATCTGCACCAGCAAGGCATAACCTCCAGACAGCTTGCCTACATGCTCCAATTGCTGGCCGAGGAGCGTGCTGCACATCAGGCTAAACAAGATCAGGTAGACCTAGTGTGGACAGGGCCAGAGGTATCTGGTACCGAAAGCCGAGACACTGGCATTGTGGTGCGTGAGCTATTTAGCAGCGCTCGGCACAGCGTGCTAATTTCCAGCTTTGCCATCGACCAAGGCACCAAGGGTTATGACCTCTTTCGTCCCTTGGCCAACCGAATGGATAC
Protein-coding sequences here:
- the drmC gene encoding DISARM system phospholipase D-like protein DrmC, which translates into the protein MSPFVRLSRPALVGMAEALEAGRLSLPVTAVSLCTYMPEQELAAVVQEINHLHQQGITSRQLAYMLQLLAEERAAHQAKQDQVDLVWTGPEVSGTESRDTGIVVRELFSSARHSVLISSFAIDQGTKGYDLFRPLANRMDTNPDLQVRMFLNVKRKYQDRTPASVLLRQFAETFRHHVWPGQRLPEVFHDPRTMLMTAESNACLHAKCVVVDEERLLITSANFTEAAHERNIEAGVLMRDRVLAKAIRSQFEMLVVRNLIERVPGL
- a CDS encoding DUF1998 domain-containing protein, translating into MNQPNKPKKANGELRQSQLLTTFGPGSMVDLPTRSVIISGLSYWKGEKPYIREDRLTYKVAKSLNLPDGHDIKLLGPPSKTSDPKAPISGVDAFVFPTCFLAQIDRTLDRAGKTYRTRPLIAWSAVKGGAKFEGKRVQAVPVRFVQACTNGHLSDINWNAFVHNDVQSKCRGQLWLDEAGSGNDFEEIFVRCEQCGSLRPLSQAKVPNSKVLGACEGHRPWLGPQGKEPCRRHRVSDTGEIIATDQPEYNRLLVRSASNAYFSQILSVISMPDKDADLKKAVDGFYEEDLQYTEDIADVTKELRKNKFSNLTEFGAEAVWAEIKRRKAGLSIPDKSIKQVELEALLACPEEKGKEAPSSDKIFEGYIRNPSLLDSKWQPFIDKVVLVHRLREVLALIGFTRFEAAQTNIEGEIDDLEIGVRRTNLDFETHWVPAIENLGEGVFISFNKEQVERWQQQKSVKERGKALSRGFSRWAKNRGIPEDKDNFPGEAYIMLHSLSHLLITAVSLECGYSSSAIRERIYAFPDIGYGILLHTGTSGSEGTLGGLVEVGRRIEDHLSRALEQGRLCSNDPVCVQHKPDNVQEDRFLHGAACHGCLLIAETSCERRNEMLDRALVTSTVERLGAEFFADGVS